The Primulina tabacum isolate GXHZ01 chromosome 10, ASM2559414v2, whole genome shotgun sequence region AATAGCAAACCACATAAAATATAATTGCTatgtaaaattattatttatttagtggcCTCCTCTACTGCTCAAACTGCAGCCCTCCTCTGCCAATCACTTTTGCCAATGGTGCATGTGCAATTTTCGTATAAAAGAACTCATTTTGATGATTGTATTTACATGTTATGTAGGTTGAACAtgtgaaagctgagaggaatTTGTTAGCTGAGGTGGCCAGTGCGTACATTGTGAAACTTTATTGTTCATTTCAAGATTCTGAATACTTGTATTTGGTAATGGAATACCTACCTGGAGGAGACATTATGACATTACTCATAAGAGAAGAGCACTTAACTGAAACAGTAGCTAAATTTTATATTGCACAAAGTGTTCTGGCGATAGAATCCATCCACAAGCATAATTATATCCACAGGTAAATGATTCAGAATTACTCTTTTTCTATCGGATTGCCGAACTTGTCTGAGTAAAATTTAAAGATAGTAATTACATAATTCAGAGATTCTCCATCATCTTGTTTGCAGGGATATTAAACCTGATAACCTTCTGTTGGATAAAAATGGTCATATGAAGCTCTCTGATTTCGGCCTTTGCAAGCCTCTTGACTGCTCAAATTTGACTCCCATAAATGAAAATGAACAGATGAATGAAGAGAGCTTTAAGAGACTGGTTGATGCCAATGGATGCTTACCTGATAAGGGAGATGGAAGCCATTGGAAGAGTTCTCTTGAGCAATTGCAACATTGGCAAATGAATAGGAGAACACTGGTAAAAAAAAACTTCCTTAGCACATAATAAATAGAACTCGAGATATATCACGTGAACCTCAAAATTCTTTACCagactattttttttttgggtatcTAATTGCCATGCCCATGGGAATCACGTCAAGTCAGGGCAGTACGAAAAATGGATGTTGAGAAAAGAACTATTttcctaaaaaataaaaatttggggAGGGAAACTGACATTACAATTGCTGTCAATGATGATTGCGAGCAGTTACTATAGCAACTGGATTTAAGCGACTATTTGATATGCAATGGCTATTATTATTCTACTAATGCAGGCATTTTCAACAGTCGGCACGCCTGATTACATTGCTCCAGAAGTATTATTGAAAAAAGGCTATGGGATCGAGTGTGATTGGTTAGTTTCTTTGCACTAAATAGTAGTTTTCTAATTAATTTGTCTTATGTTTCTGATTGATCGTCTTTCGAAGATGTATATAGCTCTCCGATGTCCTATACAGAGTAAAATTGTCTTGATCTTTTGGATACTCTTCTTGCAGGTGGTCTCTAGGTGCTATTATGTACGAGATGCTTGTTGGTCACCCCCCATTCTATTCTGATGATCCAATAACAACATGTAGAAAGGTGCTCATTTCTCAAATGTTTTGTATGATATTGATGCTAAAAGAATATATCTCTAACAAGCCTAATTTACACGCTCCCCCGCTTTATGTAAGTGATATCTGGTAGGTTGTTCTGCTAACTGTAAAGAGTTTCTGAGTTAAATCAAATGGGTGATCAGTTGACTTTTGTTTTCGTTTCAATGTTCATAATGCTCATCAAAATGGACATGCCAAAGAAAAATGCTTCATCAATTATTCCAGAGAATTAATTTAGAACTCAACTGTTTGTGATCATCTTAATTGATAGTAATGCGATGGAAACatgattatttatattatttaatttgtcAACCACATGCTGTTCTCACTTATTTTTCAGCTTTTTTTTATTGCTGTTACATTGTAAGTTTTTATATGCTTCCTTTCAGCTTGTTTTTTTATTGCTATTACATTGTAAGGTTTTATTTGCTTCCTTTTCTGATTATCAATGTGTTGTCCCAATATAATGGTGTGCCATTAGGACAAAATTTTCTAGTCAAATATAAATTGGGATTAATTCTTCGCCAATAGTAAGATCTAACACTTTCTACAGGTAGCAGCTTTCTGCACTTTCAAATTTCTGTTCTACTGTGATCTCAAATTTAGCAAGAACTATGGGACTCCATTGTCGTGTTTTAAAGTAGGCAAATTTAATTTTCTGCTCTGTAGATTGTAGTTGCTCATGGATAACTTCTGTTATCAGCCTTTGCAAATAATTTAACTCCTTATGATGTGATTATTTATGTAAGCACATGAAATTAACACTCAACTCTCAAATATGCCCTTATAATGTCCAGTCAATTTTTCAGATGTTTCCATTGAACCACTTTCACTAGTTACAATGTAAACCTGTATGGATATGTTTCTCATCAATGTTGTATGGATCACATACTGTTACATCAGATTGTGCACTGgagaaatcatttaaaatttccAGATGAAGCAAGGCTAACTCCTGAAGCAAAGAACCTGATCCGTAGGTTAATTTGTGACGTTGAATTAAGGCTAGGCTCTCATGGAGCAGAAGAAATAAAGGTGTCTTTCCCTTCCCTGTTTCACACTTACAATTACTGAGATAGTAACATTTCAATATATCATTATCAGGCTCATCCATGGTTCAAAGATATTAAGTGGGACAAACTTTATGAGATGGAAGCAGCATATAAACCAGAGGTTAATGGGGAACTTGATACTcagaattttatgaaatatgaCGAGGTAGAGTATCGGTTCTCTCTAATATCATAAGAACTCCTTTTTAGTTGTTTTTGGAGAAAAGGTGAAAGATTAAGCAAACTAGAAGATGGTTTATTAAGAATTTACTTAAATATCATAAAGAAATTGTTTTGTTTCCTGTTGATTCTAGTAGCTTCTAAATGCGAGAATGACAATGATTGAGCTTTCTTTGCTTGAATGTTTCACATAAAAATCTCAATTGTTAGAAGCTATGACTTTAGTGAACATGGTTCCACAAAGATTACGGATGATACATATTGTTATTTATGTTCAATGAGTTGAATCTTCTTAACAATAATGACTTTTGAGTAacatttgaaaattcatatcatctTTGTatctttatataaaatttaccaGGATAAGACAACATGTTGAATCTTCTATGTTATTTTCATCTCCATGTCTTTTTAATAATTCTTGGGTTGGCCTTTAATCTTATCTTATCTCTCTACATTGATCAAGAAAACTTGAGACCAAGAAAAGATAGTAAAATTCCAAGTAATAAAATTGGAAACAAAATCTATATGTCTACTTACACGtccttttattaaaaaatacatCTATAATTATAGTAGTTGTGAATTAATAGTTCGAGATTCAAAATAttatcttattttcaacatgttGCTGATCTATGGTGGCTTCcttttgtttattttgaaatgttACAGCTTATGCATAAATAttatcttattttcaacatgttGCTGATCTATGGTGGCTTTCTTTTGTTTATTTTCAAATGTTACAGCTTATGCATTATTCAGCAGACATCCTGATATTCTTTGCATATAATATAATAGGTGGATCCGCCGCCAATAAAATCTAGTTCAGTGGCTTGGAGGAAGGTCTGTCACTTCAATCTCATCCTCTAGAAAAAGGGAATTTTGAATCCCCCAATTTACAATAAGGGTTTCCCATTCTTTTTGGCTTGCCTTTGTATCAATGAGATAGAGAATCACTATTATgcacatgaaatattttacacTAGTTGTATTTAACAAAAGTAAATCTAAAAATTTGTCCTCAAGTGATTCATATAAACATTCACTTGTTTCTTCGGAGAAGTTGTTGCGTGCTTAGAATTGGTAATCGACATTATATTGTTTCAAGTTATGGATATTTTACTGTCAATTCATAGGTTTCTCAAGGGAAGAaattgatttttattatatttatttttttccctGATAATTTTGTGGAGACTTGATTGTTGTGAAGTCAGTTTGCTATATATACCTTCTAATGCATCACATAGAAAAACTTGGTTCGAAACTAATCTTCCTTTTATTTGACATATATAAGGCGACGAAATATGGTAAGTCCGGTGGTAAAAACCCAGAACTCTATTGAGATCAATAACATCAGTCTATTTAACATCCTTCCAAGTAAGAATTATGCCTATGTATAGAATTTCAGTTATATCCTTTTGACAACGTATTGGCCAACTAGCTGGTAAAGAGTTTGTCATATTCAAGAAATCACATCAATGCTTCTCCTCATACAGACTCGAGGCATGACATTTGTTTCAAAACCAAAACCAAACCAAAATTATACTGGCACCAAAAGATTGGCCTAATCTGCATTGGTTAGATCCCCGttcaatgaaaaataataataatgaaatatcTGTCGTAAAAAAATTGTTGTGTCCTACACATGTGAGAAACTGGTAGCTACCTGGAGTATTGAGTCCAACACTCTTCGCATATGGGTACATCCCTTAGGTCTGGATAGTGCCTACTTTATTATCTTTCCATTTAAGGTGTTCTTCGCCTCAACTTCAATTGATTAGTGCAATTAATTACTGGATTGTTTATTGTTTTGGTTTTCTGAAAGTTTGACAGAACTGTGGGTTTTCCCCTCTTGATGTCATcgaatacacatattttatttagtttttatttataTGTGAAACACATTGTATTATCTTGCACATTGAAAAGTTTTCACTTTTATTAACACCTGGCATGTTCTTTTGTCTAATACTTACTTTTTGTGTCAttgttctttttatttttaacagttGCGTAATCCAAAAGATTTGAGTTTTGTCGGTTACACATATAGAAATTTTGAGGCCATCAAAGGAACCAAGTCTCTTGGTAAGTTGCTTTTATTATGTTCAACATTGAAAGTGCCTGCCTTTTGTCTCCATAACCTCTTCTAATTTCTCTTTCTTTTTGTTAATAATGATGTGTATATCATGATCAACAATCTTTAAGCCACATTGATATGTCTTCTCTTTGATTATCCTAATTTGGCATTTTCTACTAATTCTTTTAATACTCAAGACTATCACAAGGAAATGGTTTAACGAGAATATGACCCTTAGTTTATTTTTCCAGAATTTTACCTGTTGGCGGGTTTCACTTTCTGTTTCATTCGAATTCTCTGTATGCTTCTTGATTGCATCATATAACACcagtttttttcttcttttacaTCCCTTTTCTCTGTTATGGATTCTGGAATTGCGTATGTTGTTGCCAAGCTCGATGAATTCCAGAAATTATGTTTTATGTTTCTGTATTTGAAAGGAGAAATTACCTGTCAATGATTAGTCTGTAAAGATATAAATTTTCTGATCTTTCTTAATTTGAAATCACACAAAATGGACCTTTGGAATCACAGATATTACCACAATGCAATGTTTGGGAACATGGAATTATGTTGTACAGAGCACTCCTTGTTATGCTATATGTTTATGTATACTCTGAACTGATATCCAGGAGGATGCACACTTTATTCACAGGACAAATGTGAATTGGCAGAGATGATTTAGTTCTTGTAACATATTATGtttaacttttatttttgacCGATTGCGTTTGCTGGTGCAACAAGTTCCACTTTTTAATATCTTGAAGCTGACAAACAAGAGTCCCCTTAAAATACAGTTAAAATATAGAGTTCTATAGGATACTATCAGTATCTATGCAAACATTATTCGCATAACCATTAACAGAGATTGGGGTCCTTTGTTGATTTTTATCATGATACAACAGTCTTTTCTTGTCATATCTCACCAAAATATTAAATGAACAATGACTGgttttcccaaaaatataaaaatatgtaatCTAAAATCTTTAATTTCTGCTATTTTTTAAGTGAATGAGAATGTTCATAATATTTTGTTCTTTTGGTTTATTCACTCAATTGATGATCTGATGAATTTTCGCATAAAACTCGTGTTTTCATAGACAGTGGAATGCCTATATTAGTCGACCGCTTGTCAGTCGATTCTACTCAGAGTTAGTTCCCTATTTCCAATTACACTTTTTTCAAGGAGTGTGCCTTAAGATTGAATTTATCTAATGACCATTCTACTTTTCAGGTGATCATACATTGGATTATGCTGCATAGTCCTTCATTAAACAATCATCTTTCTTAGTCACCCAACTTTCTTGCATACAGACATGTCCTTATTGATAGAAGGCTGGAGGTAATTGTTCATAAAGCGTCGCACGACTTCACTCCATCGAGATGCTCTGAAATCAAGAACCAGCCAACATAGGAGCATCCAAATGCATTGTAATATAGATGGACTTTAGGGCTTGCCTTTTATGGTTATTAGATGCTTTAGTTGGCTATTGTCTGTCTCCATGTAGTCGTGCCATTACAGAAACCACGTTACACCTGCCCTAGTTATACATACAACTATTGTCGGATGATCATAGATAGATTGTAATGTCATGTTTGTCTTTACTTTACTAAATTCTTAATTGTGCCCAAAACAACAGATTATGATgaaattttttctattttaccTTTAATAAATTCTGAAACATGTTGGTGGATGTCTAGTGCTCAACTCGAGTGATCTTATTCTTACACATTTTGTAATGAATAAGATTTTATTTCTGCAATATTTTCTTGTGAGCTAACGGTTACCCAATATCTTACATGTTTGTTATTAGAGAAATTttgcataaatttttataatatgtaATGATACAATTTTctatttgatttggtaaataTATGTCTGCGTCATTCTAAAATTTGATTGTAATGTGGATATGAATGTGGCAAATGTAGGATATGAATATTACAAATGTAAGCTGACGAAAAACGATTATtttttgctttaaaacataTCAAGTTTACAACTTTCAATAAATTCTTGCCAAAATTCATTATATAATATAGATTTTGCCATTTAATCAAATTTCATGAGTACATTTAAGATTCGAATGATTTAAAATTGCATTTCAATAAATGGATCTCTTATCTTATCCGACtcgtaaaaaaatattatttttatattaaaaatattattttttattctatgATTAAATCTACCTATATCTATGGCACGACCTAATCAATTTTAGTCgtgtataaataaaaaaaacatgtataaaCTCTTTTTTTAATGAAACATTATCATTATAGTTGGGTATAAAAGCTGCCaaaatttggtgaaaaataatcATCTATAAATTcgatcattttaaattaattctCTCCTGGCAGCTAATTTGTTTCATGATTTGAAGTACTTTTTCCCACCGATTTAGATAATTGTGATTTGAAGTGATATTCTGTGCCTGTTTCAACGAAAAAaagatttttatttcttttttaagCTTAGATAATCTTTTCAAAACCCTAATTAGACTCGTAAATGGTTGATTGTTTGTGATGCCATGTTGATTATCGCACAATTACGAGCTACAATTGTCTAGATTACATGTTTTTTCGTCGGATTTATCAGCGATTATTGAAGAGTTTAGTGTACAAGTAGCATATATTTGATAGCTATTACATAGAAAATTGTGTTGGTTCATTATTTGATAGTTTGAAGTGAAATTCATGAGTTGGATCAGATCTAGATGACCcttctttttcatttttccgAAATGGGGATCGGATTGTTTAACGTTTGATATGTGCTTTGGACAAATATATAAAACCTTAGATCATGAATATATTAGTTTGAAACACAAACACACATACGGACTGGTCTGTTTAGGACTATCTTTAAATAAGTTAGTAAAATTTCAACTCAACCCATATTGACGGCTCTAGAAACCGCTTCACAAAAACTTGCTCTTTATATAAAACTTTCAAACAATATATTGCCTCAATTTGTAGATTTCTACATACAATATTATGATCTTTTGGAATTTTTGTCAGGTGATCTCATCAAATGCTAAGGTTTCGACTAGAAAGTGATTTCGTTGCCATATAATATGAGATAGAGAATACTCATAAGCTCTGAAATATTTGTCTAGGTAACTTCACATTCTTCCTCAATGACACTTGGGCGATTTCGGAAAGATCGAAAAGTTCAAACTCAAATAATTCCACAGGCTGACAGATATCACCGACAATTGTGAATGACACCTAATTGCTTCGCCAGAACAAGTGTGATACATCTTGTCCCACAtcgtaaaaattaaagatttaaaatgagtttataatgggttatgatactcacgggaaatttagggtccaatccacgcaagcgtcactaatccagacacgggctccaaaattaccctgggcctgaaatcacaaataagaccgttaggagggggccaggagggtatcctggcgtagccccttcgacgctcaagtcagagactgaggatatatgggggagcagctaagggcgctgctgaaaataatatagtgaatccaataactgaacactcaaacctggtatttataggagaatacatgggcccttgatgggcttgtcttccttttgagctagggatgggccaagggtaatgggcccatccatggggtatcaccagtctcctctcccgagtcgaactgaatcgtaggttcaaagttcgattagatGTGTTGTCCTCGGGTCACCGGGTACGAGTTGTGTATTTTCTTCCGGTCGTTTGTCAGGCTCCAaagatttggaaacaaattaaatcatatcgCAATCTTGTTATAGTTTTCTCTTCAATTCGTTCACCAGCTCTCCCCCCCCATGCCCGAGTCCTCGCCTCGCTACCCTCGCCGAAACCCCATTCAAGCTCGCCCAGCCCCACGCATCCAAGCGCCCAGCCCCGTGCGCCGCGCTTCGCCATCCTCCCGCTCGCCCTGCCGAGCTCGCCCAGCCGAGCCCCCTGCCCCTCGTCTCCTGCCGAGCGCCCATCCGAGCCCCTCGCTCGCCCAGGCACCCAGCCCCGCGCGTCGCGCCTCGCCATCCTCCCGCTCGCCCTGCTGggtgccacgctcgcccctcgcccaggCCCACACGCCCGCCTCGCCTGCCTCGCCGTCTCCCTGCCCAGCCGAGCTCGCCCAAGCCCACGCGCCAGCTcctcgccacgctcgcccctcgccccctCGCCTGCCAGCACCTCGCCCAAGCTTCGCCCTCGCCACCTCGCCCCCTCGCCTAAGCTCGCCCAGCCGAGCGCCCACGCTCGCCTAGCCAAGCACTCGCCCTCGtcgagcgccacgctcgcccagccaaGCTCTCGCCCGGCGCCCCCAGCACGCCTGCTCGCCCAGCCAAGCTCTCGCCCGGCGCCCCCAGCACGCCTGCTCCCCCAGCCAAGCGCTCGTCCCCTccgagcgccacgctcgcccccgcagagcgccacgctcgcccagccaaGCGCTCGCCCGGCGCCCCTAGCACGCCTCACGCCGCTCCACCCTCGCCCAAGTGCGCCTGCTCGTCCAGCGCCCCCCCATCTCGCCTCGCACACCCGCTCAGCCCGCAGCCACTCGCTCGCCTCTTCACGCTCGCCCAACGCATCGAGCGCTCCTCCAGTACGTTgagaattttgatatattcccttgcgaatggttgtgtgatttctgaaaaaattatgggggcgttgcccccacacccccacgacctgaccgggcaggtcgatccccgtaaacTCAGCTCCCCGTAAACATCTTTTGTTATCGactaaccaaataaatttttctcttcccaaactttgctcctctgctaggcgatgtcttagcaggaaaataaaaactcaacatctccaccctctaactcctctgctaggtgacaccttagcaggaaaaataaatttaattctcctcatccactcttctcctctgctaggcgatgccttagcaggaaaataacatttttctcctctcaaactccgctcctctgctaggtgatgccttagcaggaaaataaaaattcactacccccaccctctagcttctctgctaagccgggtcttagcaggaaaataaaattcaactcctccatctaactcctctgctaggtgatacct contains the following coding sequences:
- the LOC142506140 gene encoding uncharacterized protein LOC142506140 isoform X1, whose amino-acid sequence is MAEDAEEAVDVDAEEAEEEDLGSSFTMEKVAAAKNFIENHFKSHMKDMQRRRQRRLMLEKVLANSGVSEEEQMDILKDLERKETEYMRLKRHKISVDDFELLTIIGRGAFGEVRLCQEKKSGDIYAMKKLKKSEMLSRGQVEHVKAERNLLAEVASAYIVKLYCSFQDSEYLYLVMEYLPGGDIMTLLIREEHLTETVAKFYIAQSVLAIESIHKHNYIHRDIKPDNLLLDKNGHMKLSDFGLCKPLDCSNLTPINENEQMNEESFKRLVDANGCLPDKGDGSHWKSSLEQLQHWQMNRRTLAFSTVGTPDYIAPEVLLKKGYGIECDWWSLGAIMYEMLVGHPPFYSDDPITTCRKIVHWRNHLKFPDEARLTPEAKNLIRRLICDVELRLGSHGAEEIKAHPWFKDIKWDKLYEMEAAYKPEVNGELDTQNFMKYDEVDPPPIKSSSVAWRKLRNPKDLSFVGYTYRNFEAIKGTKSLDSGMPILVDRLSVDSTQSDHTLDYAA
- the LOC142506140 gene encoding uncharacterized protein LOC142506140 isoform X2, with the protein product MAEDAEEAVDVDAEEAEEEDLGSSFTMEKVAAAKNFIENHFKSHMKDMQRRRQRRLMLEKVLANSGVSEEEQMDILKDLERKETEYMRLKRHKISVDDFELLTIIGRGAFGEVRLCQEKKSGDIYAMKKLKKSEMLSRGQVEHVKAERNLLAEVASAYIVKLYCSFQDSEYLYLVMEYLPGGDIMTLLIREEHLTETVAKFYIAQSVLAIESIHKHNYIHRDIKPDNLLLDKNGHMKLSDFGLCKPLDCSNLTPINENEQMNEESFKRLVDANGCLPDKGDGSHWKSSLEQLQHWQMNRRTLAFSTVGTPDYIAPEVLLKKGYGIECDWWSLGAIMYEMLVGHPPFYSDDPITTCRKIVHWRNHLKFPDEARLTPEAKNLIRRLICDVELRLGSHGAEEIKAHPWFKDIKWDKLYEMEAAYKPEVNGELDTQNFMKYDEVDPPPIKSSSVAWRKLRNPKDLSFVGYTYRNFEAIKGTKSLGDHTLDYAA